One Mauremys reevesii isolate NIE-2019 linkage group 5, ASM1616193v1, whole genome shotgun sequence genomic window carries:
- the LOC120406438 gene encoding fibroblast growth factor 18-like isoform X2 — MQESHQTAANFRLYVENRTRHLDEVSRRHVRVYQLYSRSSSGHLQVLGKRVRANGEDGNKYALLAVESDTFGSHVRIKGKETGYYVCMDRRGKVLGKLDGRSQGCVFVEEVLENNYTAFLSARHRGWYLGFTRQGRAQRGPRTHRTQGEGHFMKRPPKGTGGEGQSPFRFTALTPRT, encoded by the exons GAGTCTCACCAGACCGCGGCCAACTTCCGCCTCTACGTGGAGAACCGCACACGGCACCTGGACGAGGTGAGCCGCCGGCACGTCCGTGTCTACCAGCTGTACAGCCGCAGCAGCAGCGGGCACCTGCAGGTCCTCGGCAAGCGGGTCCGTGCCAATGGGGAGGACGGCAACAAATACG CGCTGCTGGCCGTGGAGAGCGACACCTTTGGGAGCCACGTTCGCATCAAGGGCAAGGAGACCGGCTACTACGTCTGCATggacaggagggggaaggtgctGGGCAAG ctgGACGGGCGGAGCCAGGGCTGCGTCTTCGTGGAAGAAGTCCTGGAGAACAACTACACGGCTTTCCTGTCAGCCCGGCACCGGGGCTGGTACCTGGGCTTCACCCGccaggggcgggcacagcgggggccaCGCACCCACCGCACCCAGGGCGAAGGGCACTTCATGAAGAGGCCCCCCAAGGGCACCGGGGGCGAGGGGCAGAGCCCGTTCCGCTTCACCGCCCTCACCCCGCGGACCTAG